The Cervus elaphus chromosome 20, mCerEla1.1, whole genome shotgun sequence genomic interval ttttttataaatttcaagtatacaaacAATGCTAgatttaaaatactttgaaacaGAAAAACGGTATATGTCTGGTTTGGTTTTTGACAGTAACAAATAAGggcaaataaaattgtatttaaagaAAGCCTTTGTATTAATATAACATTATCTATTGGGCAGATTATTCATATAAATAACTTCAATAAACTTTTAGTTTGTTGTTAGAAATATTGATGAGCCCCAGTAtactaaaactgacttctgtTAGTGATGTTGTTTTTAATGTTCTGATGATTTCTGGTACAGTCCAGAATGAAATGGCTTTTCCCTTGAGATGTAATAAAATCTGTTTTGAGAACATTTGTGTAATTGTCTTGTTTGTACATCATCTTTTTCATTTAGTGGAACATTTTGTGTTAATCATCTTTTTAATGTAGAGATTACCATATATATGTCCCTTTTGTGTGCATGTTAATAATATGTTAAATATTCTtacacatttttctaaaattttgggTAGTATTGTAGGGGTGACAGTTGGATGTTGTTATTAGAAAACAAATTCCTGTTAAATGTATTCATATTTTATGTTCTAACATAAATGACATTTCAGGggataagaaatttaaaagtgaTGATGGAGATATTAAGATAATAGAGATATTTAGGTGTAATTACCAGAGGCCcctggtttttaatattttaactttatgGACAAGTTTCCAAGGATTCTCAATACTTGTTATTCCCTAAACTTACTTAGAACTCTTAAGTACTAGAGATTCTCAATCATATGCTGACAGAGTTGTCCTACTTTCCAAAGTCATAATACCTTCAAATATTAGTTACAACAAAAACTATGGtattctcatttaaaatttagaTCTGATCATTCATAAGACAGCTTAAACTTCAGAGTTTCTAGAATTCACATAACATCAAAAGTCAAATAAATTCTCGTTTCCCTCTGTTAAAGTCAAAAACATTTCTACACCTCTGAGTAAATATTTCCagttccatttttttaaagtatcacaGCATCTAAATGTAACTTAAATGTTTTATAACTGACTGGTAAATCATTCTTTTGCATACTTCCCCATCaccctctgtccctctccctcAATTTGCTTTACATACCTAACATCATAGCACTCtgtgaacaaatatttaaaggattgttacaatatattttatttgtatcctACAGTAacttatttacattttagaagaaaTTTGAATACAATGTGGCAATTTTGACAACCCAGCAAGCTCATCAAAGATTCTATCTGTAATCTCATAATATACCAAATGGTTCCCCTGTTGCATGTAACAGAGACAGGGATTGTGTGTGGTTTACCTTATAGATAGGAAAAGAGGAGTTGACATCTAGTAGCGCTTAGCCCTTTTTGAGTTCCTTAAACTCTTGTAGTGTATGAATTTCTTTGAAATTCACCTAAATTCAAATTGCTCACCAAAGCAACTGAGAAGAAGAATGTGCTGATTAGAGAGTATGTGTTACCTCATTCTTTCTACTGGTTGTGAAGAACCTAGTTTCTACATACAAGCTAGACCGGCAAGTGAAGAAAAGTGTGACTGCTAGCAACATgttcatttaaataaatgatgCAGAAGTGTTCTACAGGAACTATAGTGTATATTACACAGCGGTAGAACAAATTTCTGTTCATATGCTGTTTAAATGTCAAAGGTTAAATTActggatttttctttatttttcactgcaGAAGTATTCATTGAGttcctaccatgtgccaggctcttGAGTGagctaactaatgagaaccttgTAAGATTTTTCTGTTCCAGATTTTGGTTGTTTAGCTTTGAAGCAGCCATTCTTAAATACTTAACTTGAATTCCTGTAGTTCTTTACTTAGATTCTTCTTCTGAGGAtaaacagagaaagactgagacctagatttttcttttaaagaggcAAGTGACAGGAAGCAAAAGACAGTGGCTTGAATGAGATTTAGGTTTCTCatggtttttaattttctatatgaCATTTCTGTTAGCATTGCCACTTGACTACTGTAAGAAACAGTAGTCTGTTTACTGGTTTTGTAATAGTAGCATCTGTTCTTTTGGAACCTGGACTTTGAAAACTCATTTCACACAGTCATTGAATAGCCAATTCCTATTCTCTCTTCCCTAGAATTTTTCCAGGGCATTTCACATGACAGGTTAACAGAAGAAAATTCATTTGGACAACTCTTCTGTTACATTTGTTTCCCTTCCCCCTTGGGCCCCTAGAGATAAATTCTTACCATCTCTTCCTGCTAATTGACCGGCAGCACCCTGGAATACTATCATCACTTTGTCCAAAGGAATGGTGTAGttgtatttaaagaataaaatgtaatGTCCCATCTGTTCCTAcctataaaaaaaatcttttttctttattaaattagatttttaaaaataaatgattaaaggaGAAGTCAACAGAAATTTCAAGAACAGTTAGCACTAGAATTTTGATGCACTTTaacataaaaatctttttttttccccttttgaatcacattttttaaatagaaaatataaaatgaaaatgtaacaaATAGTCATCATTTAACTTGTGCTCCATTTGTTAACTTACGTGAGATAATCTGGATCTATATTTTTCTAGTAAAATAGAACATATGCTTGTGTATACAATACAGATtgagtttaaaaatgaaagttcagCATTCTTTGTCCTTCCAAATGTAGGGCTAGCTTATAATTTTAAGAGCTAtttattattgtaaaattcaaaatgaatttgCATTGAACTTTTTActaagttttcaaagtatgtgaaatCTGATTAATGGAGAAGTAATCAAATACAAACTTGATGATCTTATATAAGATGTTATAGTTTTCCTGGAAGTAAGATTTAACCTGATGttgaaataatgtatatatgatTGTAAGAGAAAAGCTTGCCATTGCTGTGGTAATTGACCACTTTAGTAATGTCAAGttattttagttttatcttcTCAGTTCTGATTTGGTATGGTAAAGCGTTATTTGAAAAATGAGTACAAGGAGAGTATATGCTGAAAATATTACTGCTATTAGAGAACCAGCTGCAAGTTAGTGCATGCTTCAGGGAATATAAATGAATGCAGACATTTTCTAACTTGATTTAGATGGTCTGACCTCCCAAGAAgtatctgtatgtatgtatacttagaatatataagaaatgttaagtctttttcttcccctttttagCCTTAGATTGTAAGCAAAAGAAATCAAGGTCAAGATCCGGAAGCAAGAAGAAACTTCTAACATTACCTCATGGTGCTGACGAGGTTTACATTCTCCGATGCAGGTATATGCCTATATTACCAAATCTGCTCAGTTTCTTCAGATTTTGCTTTGAGATGTACTAGttattttatttgagatttttaattCGTGACTGAAGATGCATTCTCAAAAATCAAGTTACAAATGAACTTTCAGAGACAGACTTAAAATCTTACATGGCTCATAATATGCTGTACTTCCACAACTAATCAAGTTTTTTATATTAGCTAAGGGCCTCTATGATATTGTGATTTGTAAAAgcggctttttttgttgttgtgttttattcatgttctttgtttgctttaatttgatgtttttaaaattgtcttgAGTTCCTGCTTATTGGAAATAAATTTTCTCTCCACTCGTACTTCTGAGTGTAGATATACAGACTCATTCACACCTCCTTCCATACTCATCCTCACCCAATTTAAGGAATTCTAAGTTGAGGAGtgcgtttttttttcttttgaaaaaaaatagtgcATTTTGGAATTAAGATGTGTAGGTATTAAgaccttttaattaattttcatagTAATGTTCCCATCTCTGCAGGTATTGCTGGAGTTAGTATGAATTGGCAGTTTTGATATTACGTGTAATCATTTTGACCTCACAGGTATTTAGAAACTGTTGTCAAGAACTATCTTCAGTATAAAGTTTGCCATTTGTGTTTATGAATTTTATGGGAATTGGGGTTTTTGGGAGGGGGGAATTGGTTTTAAATAAAGGGAATTGGTTATGTTAAGTAAGAGAACTGTTAAATAAAGGGAATTGGTCATGTTAAGAGAACTGTTATCAACCTCTTCTCTAGGTTTTGTGGCCTAGTCTTTCGTGGACCGTTGTCTGTTCAGGAAGACTGGATTAAGCACTTACAACGACACATTGTAAACGCTAACCTTCCACGGACTGGAGCTGGCATGGTGGAAGTCACATCACTACTCAAAAAGCCTGCCTCCATTACAGAAACTTCATTTTCTCTACTAATGGCAGAAGCAGCTTCATAGAACAAGAAAACCTTTTAAATAGCAAATTTGAATTGGATGTAAATTTGAaattctttgtccttttttttcaAAGCCACATTAAATTATCCATTTATAAATACTAAAGCAGGAAAACGGGGAAAAGTGAATGGCAGTGACATCAGAGCAAATTGAGTGCTTCAAACAGTAAGTAGTCTCTGTGTTTTATACAGGATGGGAGAGGCGTCTCTAAGGCTTACTACGTCTAGTCAGTAACCGTTCACTCAGTGAAAGACAAGTACGTGTAAGCAGTCGTTAATAAACTGTTGCACATGGATACTTAAAGACAGACTTACtggaaaattatgttttctgCAGTGTTACCAGAATCAAGGTTCTGTTTATTCCCCACAAGACTTGCGttgaaaaataagatattatATTTTGTTTGTATATATTTAGTGTTTTGTATAATACCAGGAACTGCTAACTAAATTTACTCAACTTAGGGCATTAAATATCATGTACTTCATAGTTTGAGACTGTTCACTCAAATAGGGCAGAGTACTATTCTATCTAGACGtgtaagtgtttttttaaaatcacatggaacggtttttttttttttttatactaaaaAGTGGAGGGAGATTTGTTTAAACAagtatttctaaaagaaatatgTACATAGTCCTGGAAATTATTTGTGGTAAGGAAATATTCTTTACTCCAGTTGCATTTCTCAGACAATAAAGTGGTGCATCCATGCTACCtcctactttgtcaacaaagatgcTATTTACCCTTTACATTTTTGTAtcataatagattttaaaaaatctaatattCTTTATTGCAAGACATCCTTTTGTTAacagatttgtttctttttaatgttttacctAAAATTTGACATGCTTACAGGACAGGTTTGCCTCTTTATTTAACATTGTAGAAATGTAATTAATAAAATGATGCTCACTACACGGTTTAGAATAGGCTTTCTCATTTATAGTCTCTTCCAAATTTGATCAGTTAACAAAACTTAATACACCAAttgaaatatttctatatatgATGAGAATGTttacaatttaaattttagaacTTGTTTTGGATGTGATTATATGTACGAAAATCGTGTAACACTATGCTCATGCTAAGAACCGACATAATGGAATTACTGAAATAAATGTGCTGTGAGGAATGGAAAATATGGTGCAGATGTCTTGGTCATGATAAATTGTGATTCTCCTTTTAAATTCCTTCCAAAAACAGATTAGTTCTTTTAATCTGAAATCAGATTCCTTTACAAATAACAGTTTTTGTATGCAAGcaccatttcattttatttcatgtagTATGGCTAATACTATAGTTGAAACAAGGATATGCATTGATACTTTTCTTCGTatgtaaataaagttaaaagcaGTTAAAATGAGTATTTTGGTAGAGTATATATACATACCTCACTGCCAGTGAAATTGCTTTCCTATGATATATCTCCTTACCAGAAAAATCTCTAAATAAAAAAAGACTTAAGAAAATTATAATGTCTATAGTGTGAAACATTCTTATCATTATCAATGGTGGAAAGTGTCCACTTGAGGTTGTGTTTCATTTGATTTATGCTGTTTATACATAGCTGGTTACTTATTCACACACTTGATATGTAAAATTAGGAAATTGAATTAAATGAATCATTCCCAACCAATGGTCTCCCGATCTCTGGAGTATGTACTAGATAGGAAAAAGTATTTGTACTTGTataaagttattttcatttttccaaagatgtaATACAAACTGTGTATGTCTCTATAATGATGAGTCTAACCAAAACATCAAATTTCTTAACTTTTGACTGAAAATATACCAAGTCTGGGTTTACCAGTATTCTCCGGTTAGGTTTCATTGATATAAGTATGTTCTATATTCAAatagaatgtattttttaaattggaagtcGTACTGCTGCATAGCAAATAGTGTTCAGAAATTAAGTGGTAAAAAAAGAATCCTGGCAGGAAGACTAGCAATCACCAGAGCCCCTTTCAACTCTAATTTTTATagttctttgtttaattttaaaccaGCTGTCAAGCTGTAAGAATACAAGTAGAATAGGTAGTTTGACCACAGATTTCATAAGCAAACTTAGAttaaattttttacattaaactatttttaaaacaattgtttCTTCAGGATGTAAGAAAGAATTAAATTATCAAATAAAGTAATTCAAATTGGAAACAGTAAGCCAGAGGGATTCCTgaaaagtaaattaaacaaaGAACATTTCTCATAATAAAGATACTTGGGTtacaaaaatttttgaatttcTTGGGGAGCACAGTTCATCTTTCATTTGGCAACTAGAAAGttaatgatatattttcatttgcctttcactaaaaaattataaaatgttgttTTAAGTTAACTTTCATGTTAAAACATGTGCTACTTCAGTATTCAGTATTGTCAAATTGTCTTTTACAGTTATTTTATCATTGCCTAAGATATTtgagcttctttttctttttttaaatagtattgaTTTATTTAATAGCATCAAGACAAAAAAAGTTAACCtcttcaaattagtattttccaCTATGCTTCTTTAGAATAGATTAGAACCATGGCATAGCTAATACCTCTATTTTAGATTTCAATTTAATTAGACAAATTTTTTTAAGGACATACATATAACCTCTCAGGGACTGTACAGTTGAAACATACTGATTCAAAAtatagctttgatttttttttcttcactaagAAAGTGTAATACCTgctcattttagaaatatttagaaaatgaaaaaattaaaaatggataaaatcacTTGTGGTAGTACTACTCAAACACatttattgggttgaccaaaaaggtCATTTGGATTATTCCATAAGATCTTACAGAAAGccagaacaaactttttggccaatctgaTACTTTTAACAGCTTGTTatgtttctttctcttgtcttatTGTTTCAATGCAGTTATAAATGTAATTATTATAATGTATCCATCCCACTATCCCATTTTCCCAAGTTTATTTGAAATATGAGTGCTGCATTGTATAGACTAATCTTTGATACTTGATCTTGAGCATTTTCCACCAACCAGTTCTTTGACTCTCCAGACAATAGTTGAGTGTCCAACAGTTTAAGTCATTCTGACATTAATTACATGGAGTTAATGTCAGACTCCATGGGTTAAAGGGGTCAGTCCCAAAAGACTGCCCgtacttcagatgccagtcacaaatATCGGGTCACCCATACTTGAGACGACTGGCTGTAAATCAAAGGTTGCCATGACTGACTCTTCAGGTTTGATAATTTGCTtaaatggctcacagaactcagaaaaataCTTGAcattaccagtttattataaagaaCATAACCCAGGAACAGTGAAATGGAAGAGCCGCATAGGGCAGGGTATGCTAGGAAGGAAGGTGGCGTGGAGCTTCTATGCACTTTCTGGTGTACCACCCTTCAGCACCTtgatgtgttcaccaacccagtAGCTCATCCCTTAGGGGGTTATTATGGAGGTTTCATGGTATAGGCATTATTGCTTAAATAATTGGCCATTGGTGATTAACTTACTCTCTAgctcctttcctctcccttgtAGTTTCGGGAGGTGGTGGGACAGAAAACTCCAACCCTCTAATCATCAcgccttggtctttctggtgacccaCTCCCATTCTGAAGCTATCTGGGGGCCCGCAGCCACCTCTCGTGTCATTACCATTTAAAAGACACTGATCACCCTGGAGATCTTGAGAGTTTTGGGTGATATGTGCCAGGAAccagggacaaagaccaaatatttatttttatatcacacTAGATATAACACTTCTATGAGACAAAAACTAGTCAACATCAATAATGTTTCAAACCATGAACTATAATTAGCATTCACCCCTGGTATGGAAGGTAGCTATCCAATTTATTTCAACAATGGGaatttggtggggtttttttgaGGGCCAGTTACTGATGTTTAGTCAATAGCTCATAACTGATTTCTTGGTTCTTTAGCCTATATTATAGACATAGGTACAACATTGTTCTTTCTTGATTACTTTGATGAcaaataattgaatatttttaattgcttaGGTAGACAACAGTAATAAGTAAAACTTAGCTGATACCTCATTCTTAAGTCAGAAGTCAAGATGAACAGAGTGGTTATAATCTAATGTTACAGTTTTTCCTTGTTATTAAAGTTTTAGGCAAAGTTTTATACATTCTCCACATTAAAAATTTGTCATACTTCTATTCTagtcttgtttttctgttttatagactgttccttttaaaaaaaaacaaaagatcatgCTGTGTAGAAATTAACCATTATTCTCTTAGCTGTAGATCCATAAGCATTTTCATACCACTAAGTATTATTCTTAAGTATGCTTTAAATTTTTGCATAATGTACCATCGTACCACATATTGCACCTCTATTGTTGATCATTTTATGTTGTCTCTAGGATTTTGGTATTATAAAGAATGCTTCTGATCAACATTCCTATAGTGCATTGTACACTATACaaatccaaaattatttttaggatGAATTTCTAATAGTAGAATTGATAGATTAAAGAGTTGGCTATGGCTCACACATTTGAGGTTTTATATATGAATGTTCCAAATTGTTGTACAGAAGGGCCATATAACTTTATGCTCCTGCCTGTAGCTTATGAGTATGGCTTACAATTCCTCTTGTCCTTGCCATTGTAGTCTTTAAAACTTTGCTTATTTTGGTAAAAAGTACTATCTTGTTCATCTTTAagtgacaaatgaaaacaaaggaagTGAATTTTTTATCACAAAGGCATTAACTTtctgatttaaaataataagaatacaTGTGCATATTATCTACTAGATGATGTGTTTAAAATTACTTCAACTCAGATTTTATAATAGACCAGTGGTATAATAGGGAGTATAAGCGCCCTTATACTCTGTAGTCTTTCAAGAGATCTTTGATTATTATTTATTCCAAAAGCTTGTGTGTGTATCAATATGCATTCTTCTGTAAGTTCCACAGCACTTCTCAGATACTCAAATTGGGCCATGACCACcacagccaccaccaccacccccctcaTCCCGCCTCCAGAAGTAAAGAAAGTATATAATACTTTGAAAGTATTATGTGTTGCCATGTCAACTTTCAAgtggtttatatttttattataatttaggTGAATTCCCAAAAATCTTCTGAcacaggttttttttaatatggtagaAAGAAGAGATAGTGTGAAGTTTTGCCTCTTGTGAACAAATTGGTAAAACAgatgattatttgttttttaaaactagtATTTGATTTCTTAAAGATAAAACCTAGAGAATTAGTTCTTTCTTAGACTATTAAGGTCAtcctctgaaattttatttttctactgatGAGTTTGACAGATTTCAACACATACTTTAAGTAAGGAGCTTTTAGATAATGTTTAGTCCCGTTTAtaacttaaaacttaaaaaattttttaaatttcatttgtaaaGTCAATATATTGGTTCTGTTTTGAGAATCTTAGTACCCTGATTTAAAACCTTctcaagtatataaatatattttataaatacaataAACTTAATAAATATGCAGAACCTTAAATTCTCTTGAATATTTCAATGCCTCGTATAACTTGCAAGTCAAAGTTGACTGTGCAACTACACATTTTAAGTAGAATTTGGAAAGTTGAGCTATAAATCTAATAggccaggttttctttttttgaatataaatttatttattttaattggaggctaattactttacagtattgtgtagTGGTattgccatacagtgacatgtCTTGCCAGACTACTTTTTGATCTAAAGTTCTAAGCATATGACCatttaaagaaatacagattctttaccacagagccacctggaaagccatttTAATCACTACAAGAACAGAATGTAGAACATTGCCAGCACTCCCAGTTCTCCACCCCAATTAAATTCACCCCTTCCCATTCCTGTTATTCTGACTTTTCTAATATACAGTTTGATCTTCTAGGAATGCAGTTTAGTtttgcatgtttttttcttttacagaaatGGA includes:
- the ZNF644 gene encoding zinc finger protein 644 isoform X4, whose translation is MLIRQNLALDCKQKKSRSRSGSKKKLLTLPHGADEVYILRCRFCGLVFRGPLSVQEDWIKHLQRHIVNANLPRTGAGMVEVTSLLKKPASITETSFSLLMAEAAS